The genome window AGGTAACTGGAAGGGAGCACCTGCCTGCATGTCCTTCACCACTGTGTGCCCCTTCCTCAGGGCCTCTGGCCCCTACCCGAAGCGTCTGTGGGGGGCGGGGGTGTCAGATGCCCAGGGAGAGCCTGCAGTCACCTTGGGGCTGCCAGAAGTCTCCCCACCTGGAGTCTGTCCGGTGAGTCCAGGTCAATAGGCGCACAGCCCCTTGCCTGTCCCTCATAGCTAGGCCACCTCCTCAACAGCCAGAACCCCTTGAGGGGCCTCTTAGAGGGCAGGCAGGTAGGCCTGCAGGTGGTGAACCCGCCCACCAAGCCCACCGACCCCTGGGTTGAGCCTCCAACTGCAGGAACCTAGGAGTCTTGAACCACCCTGAGATTGGAGTGGGCGGAGCCTCTGCCCCACCTCTGACATCACACAGCTGGTGGCCAATGGGAGGAGATCAAGGGAAGCCTGGGGAGCTCCCTTGCCTGGGGGGCACTGAACACCGCTGTTCGGTGTTCGGGGTGCTGGGGGCCTCTCCCAGTTTGTGTGAAGTGGCAGGAGTCTGGGCCTGGCAGTTGGGAGGCCCACGTTCCAGTCCAAGGCCCTCCACTGAGCTTTGTGGGACCCACGAAGAGGGTGCCCCTGTCCTTTCTCTGGACCTCAGAGTTGGGTGGACAGCTGGTCTGCCGGCTCTGCCCCAAGGACCCCACTCCGGTCACAGGTGCACTGGCTGGACGTAGCTCTGAGGGAAGAGGCCAACACGCCCACAGAAGCGGCCCCGCCACCAGTGAGGGTCCAGGCGTTCCAGGACCTCAATGATGTCGCCACGGTGGAAGCTGAGCTGCGATGGGTCCTGGGCTGAGAAGTCAAACTGGGCCTGGGCAAAACAGGCCCTGGGTGTCTGCAAGGGCAGGAAGCAGTTAGTGCAGCCCTCCAGGAGGCAGGCCCAACAAGACAAGTATTTGCCACAGGTTGGGGAGGCAGTATTCTGGGAAGGACTGAGGCCAAACTCACTTGTGCCTCCACTTCCAGACAGATGGCCACCACCCCACCCCGTGGGCCTCCTGATGCCTGCCCCCTGTGTGTCTGCCACACAGACGCTACATCTATATAGAGTAACATGCCTGTCCTGGCGGCCCAGCTGGGACTGGTGGGCCCCAGGGCTGGTGGGTCAAGAGACCTGAGTCCTGGTCCTCAGTGTGCGACTCTGGCTAGGCCCTGCCCCTCTTGGGGTCTCATTTCCCTGGGTCTACAGTAGCCATGATGACTTTGCACTCCAGGTCCTGGAACCACAGGAACAGGCCTTATAAACTGTAAAGTGATGTGTAGCTAAGAGCAGAATTTACTGCTGTTACCCTTGTCCAGGCTTTAAGGGAGAGGACATCACTTAGAGCTGCTCCCAGCTCTCAGACATGGGTTCCAATCCTGTCTATGCCcctggtgactttgggcaagtctctACCTTTTGTGGGACTCAGTCCCCCTACTTGTGAATGGCAGCTGGATGTGAGCTCTCCACAGGTGCATCAGCCTGGTGCCATGACGGCTGTGCCCAGTGCCCTGGCCCTGTCCCGCCAGGATCTCTGCTCTGAGCCTGTGGGATCTTTTCCAGGAAGGGTGATAGGATCCATGAACAGGCTGTAATCAGCGGTTCTCTGCCCAGGAAGGAGGCGGCCGCCTGAGTTCCAGGGGATAGCCAGCCCTGGAGTTGCCCCACTGGGTGGTGATCCCAGGCCCAGGCCGGAGCAAGGCAGTGGGTGTGAGGGAGCCCCCAGGTGGCCGCCCAGCTCCATCCTAGCTCCCTCACACCTCCAAGGGCAGATTTTGGCCTAGGCAGCaatggagagggagtggaggtcCAGGAGACAGAGACCAGTAGCGGAGAAGAGTCCCTAATACTGAGAGCTCACAGTCTGAGGTCCCTACGGTCAGGCTGAGGAGGCCAGGCATACTGGTGGGACAGAGGGTGCATTAGTGGGGTCTCCCGAGGCACTGTTTGATTCTCCTGGCATATCAGACTCCAGGGCTCATCCTGTTGGccagaagggaaactgaggcccagttgAGGGATGAACTGACCCAAAGGTCACACATAGCAAGGAGGTGGGGGTCTAGGAAGAGGGCAGGACTAGAACAGGAATGGGGAGTTCTCTGTGGCAGCCTGTTGGTCCCTCCCCAGGTCTCGGCAATGACCATGCTCCCCAGATCCTCTGCAGAGCCCAGGTTCAGCTGAGCTGCCCCAGGCTCCTGTTGTCCAGCCCCAGGCCTTGCTGACACCCCCTCCCAAGGAAAACAGCCTGTCAGGGCTCATAGCCCTGCTGGCTGGTGTCGTCATCCTAATGAGAGCCACGGCTGGTCCTCGGGGCCCCTTGATGAAAGGGCTGGCTGGCAAACTGCTGTTATTGTGAGGTGGAGGGGCAGTATAACCCCTCTCACCCTGTGCCCACTGGGACCCTGCCCCCAAATACACTAACACCCCCCAACCTCCAGCAAGCCCAGCTCCTGGGGAGCAGAAACCAGGACTGCACCTACCTGGCAGGTGGTCACctcactctctgagcctcaggttcctaTCCTGTACAATAAGGATGATGTGGCACCCAGCATACAGAGCCCAGTCAGTATGTGGCACATGGTAGGCTAATTCATTCAgtgaacaaacatttattgagcacctactctgtgctgtGTACTGCTCTAAGAGCTGAGGACAAGCCAGACACAGTTTTTCCCACGGAATTTCTTCTGATCCTTCCTTTTCTtaccctcttctcctttcctacCCTTCCTTGTCTCAATGCAGCACCACCAAAGTAGAACTCTAGAGCCTGTGCTGGACCCCTCCTCCTGACACATGGGCTGCTGGAGAGGTTGGGGAGGCCAGGCAGGGCCTGCCCCCATCAGGTATCCCAGCCTCTACAgatggcaggaggcagggaggcccacTGGCCCACCCACCTGCCTACCTTGAGCAGAGGCTCCTCATCCCGCAGGAAGATCTGCCTCTTCTTGGCAATGGTGGTGGTGTGGTAGAAGTCAACCAGCTCATTGAGGGAGTTGAACTTTTCCTCCCACAGGAAGTACTTTCCGGAGGCCTCACGCAGCACCTTGAAGTGTTGCACCTGGTCCCCATAGCTGGGGAGAGGACCCAGGGCCACCTCAGCCAGCCAGccctcccgccccgccccgcccagcccagccccacctgcaGCCAGGCCTTGCTCTCCCCTGCTGAGACAGAAGGACAGTATGAGAGGGCGGGTACCAGGCCGCAAGACCCCACTCCATACAAGACCTGGAGAGTCCCCCCAGAGCCTCCCAATGGAGTGTGGAGTTGAGGGGGTGGGCACTGGGCAAGGCCCCTTTCTTGCTGTGCAACTTAGGCAAATCACTTAAGCTCTCTGGACCTCAATTTCCTGGTAATGATAACACCTCCCTTCTGGATAAGTGCTGAGGAACTGCTGACTGTGGTTACCTAGCAGCGTTAGATGGGCTCCTCCGAGAGTGGTGATCGGACAGCCTCCTCTCACGCCTCTTTGGCCCTCCTGGGCCTGGACATTCTCCTCCattccctgtcccctcccagccctcccagtCCCGACTCAGACCCAAGCCTGCTGGTGTGAGCACAGGTGTGCTGGGTGCTCAGGTCGCCCCCAAGCCCCACCTCCAGGAGCTTCCATGGTCCCCCACTGCCCTGCAGACTGGAGAGCTGGCTCTGATCATGCGCCCAGCCTCACTTCCTTCAGACACTCTCTGGTGCAACGAGCCCCTTCCCTCCTCAGTTCCCAGACTTTGCTCAGCCTTCTCACCCACTGCCACCAAATCCTCCCAAGGCTGTGGCAGGTTAGAAAAAGATATCAAACCCCAAGGCCACAACTTTGAACATTTTGATACTTGAAGTTTATCTTTAGTTACCTGGAAAGTTATCCAGAATAAAGTATTCCCTCATCATATCAGAGGGTCAGAGAGTGGAAAAcagatgagatgagatgagaaaGGGACAAGGGACCCAGGAATCCTAGAACCTCCCAGCCTGAGATTTGGAGAATTCTCACATCCGGGAAGCTTGCATGTCCCAGTCGCTGGCCTATGTggggcacatggtaggtgctcagcaaGATGGCAGGTTTTGTTGTCTTCCATCTGGTTCAAACTTCCTGTTCTACAGTGAGGAGAGCAGGGCCCAGAGGGGAGCCTGCCCACAGGCAGGAGCAGCCGTTTTGGTGAGGCTGCTGCTGTGTGTGACCCACATGTGGCCCCTCCTGCCACACCAGTCCCTGGCCTGATCATTAACCGTACCTATGGAGGCCAGGCAGGGCCATCTCTGTCTGAGGACCTCAAGGACTCAGCACCTGGAGCAGTCTCTCCCTCCCCttgccctctttctctctcccagccagcctgtctcccagcctcccaggcccTTGCCCATGATTCCCACCAGGAATGccttttccctttcctccaccttAACCTTAGCCTGCCTTAACCTTCAAGGCCCAGGTGGAGCCTTGTGCCATCTGAGAACCCCTTAGACTGTGGGTTGCCCTCTGTGGACTCTCCAGACCTCAACCCCCACCCTCAGGCCCAGGGGAGCTGCAGGGCACATAGGGGAAACCAAGTCTGGATCCAAATAACCCCTGAACTGGGAGGGAAGGCTTGGATGTACACAGCTCTGCTGGGTGAAGCCATCCTGAgctggaggagggaagggcagcCCAGAGGGTGTCTGAGCCTGGTCCTGGCACCTGCTTGGTCCACAACAGTGGGAAGTGCCCAGGCTGTGTGTGCAGGTGTTGCAGCATGCACGTGTCaggtgtctgtctccactgtgaCTGGGAGCATGCATGTGTGTCTCTTGCTGCTCTGGGAGTGACTGTGGGTACAcctttttttgtggtggtggtttctGTGTGTGACCCCACACCCCCTTACTTAGGGGGTTAGGGGGCTgggcctggcccctgggctgTCAGGAAGGCCCCCAGGGCCAAGTTGGGCCTGATGCTAGCAGCAGACAGGCCTGCCCAACAGGTTTCTCTGGCTGGATGGCGGCAGCAAAGGTGACAAGACTGGGTAGGGCTGGGGCTGCAAGACTGGCCCAGCCAGGGACAGTGACGCCCGGGCAGAGGACTGGGTGCTAACTGCCACTAGGCACAGCCCTCCTTGAGCCTCAGCATTCCCATCTGTGGCAAGGGAGGGATGCAATACCTGTACTGCTGCAGACATGAATAGGATCAAACTGACCTGGGGGTGCCAGTGGGGACAGACtcccacagggcctttgcatctCAGGGAGGGCTTGGAAGAATGGAAGACCCGGTCTGTCAGGGCACAGAGGGTCAATGAGTACCAGCTCTGCTGTTCCTTGCtatgagaccttgggcaagttactgtaCCTCTCTGAGCTTGTTTCCTTACCTGCAGACTGGGCTTCTGGGGATCACTTCCTGTCTTTGCATGCAAAATACTGCATCCTGCCACTTCTTTCCTGCTTTGTTTTCCCAAGAGCCTTTATCATCTCccaaatttttatataatttactaATTGTTTGTCACCCCAGTAAAACATTGAGTGCCTAAAGGACAGAGAACTTTGTCTTATTTTGTTCTTGGCTGAATCCCAGGCACCTGGAATGAGGCTtggtgcatagtaggtgctcagtggcCAAAGGGGCAGAGCAGACACACGTACATCAACTCCAGGGCACTTCTGTCCTGAAAGGAAGCAACACACCTCACTTGAGAACAAACTGTAACAGAGGGGAGTCTCCAGCAGCCTGGGCTGGAGAGTGGGGCAAAAGTTACACAGCCCAGGCATTGTGCTCCAACCTTGGCCCCTGGCCTGCTGGCTGCCTACTCAGAAGAGCTCCTGCAGGTGGAAGGGGACAGCCTTTGTAAACTCGTAAAGGGGCGGCTGGCTGTGGCCACTATTGCTCCGTGAAGCAGCATGAGGCCCATAAACCCCACTTCTCACAGCTTTATGGGGCTTGGCATGAGCATGTAGGAGATGCCACGCGTAGTGGGGTCAGAGTCCCCAAGAGCCAAACCAGTAAGGGAGGAAATGCTCTCACACACAGATCTGTGCAGCTGGCTGCTGGGTCCCTGGACATCATAACATCTGTGGTTTCTGCCTGCACATTGCAGATGAGGACACGACAACCTCAGGATCTGCCTGAGGTTACCCAGCAGGTTCAGAGCACAGCCAGGACCAGAACTTGgttccccacctcccctgccacCATCTCTGCTCTAATCGCCTGCATCCATGAGGCAGGGGGGCTGAGAAGCACTGTGGGGCCCTTGGAAGGTCAATAGAGTGATAATTACTATAACTGGCTTCTTCCAGCACTTCACATCaatgttcattttacagatgaagaaatgaggctcagaggagtACTTGCCGAGGGTATACAGCTCGGAAGTGTCAGAGATGATATTCTTGCTCAAGAGCCCACTCTCCTAGCATATACACCCTCTGAGTCTGCTTCCTACTCTGGTCACTGCTTGGTGGTCCTCCAAGGGTCACAGAAAGGCCCTCAGTGAACCAAGAGTGGGAGAGGATTTAGGGGCCCCGGCTCAGCTGGGACAAGAGCAAGGGTGAGGGCGCCACTTGGTGGTGCTGTGCATGAACCACAGCCAGCAGAGCGGGAGGAGCTCCTGCTGGATCTGACTTCGGGGGGCTTTCTCAGACCCCTTCCCAGGATCGCACTGGTCCTGGCTCCCCTGCCCAAGAACTGCCCCCTAGTACTGCCCATCTCCTTTGCTGGTCAGATGAACTTGTCATCCAAACCCTGTCTGTCCCACTTACAGGCCTTTGCACACATCCTTCCCTGTGCCTGCcacaccctctccccactttGTGCACCAGACTCCCTCTCATGCACCAGGGCCCAGCTCAGATGTCCCTTCCTTCACCATGTGGGAAGTGCCTGCTGTCATTAAATCCTCCGTGTTCATTCATCATGGAGACCCCTGGGCCATGTCACCTTCCCTAGCACACGCCCTGGGTTTGACTCCTCTCCCTGTCCTGCCTGTGAGTCACACCACAGTAGGCTGAGATGTTTGGGTCTGAATCTGTGCACCCACACAGCGGGGCTGCATTTACAAAAGAGGGCAGTGCACTGAGGCGTCCAGGGTGGAGGTTCAGGCCGTGGGATTTATTAGtaggagagggagagatggg of Manis javanica isolate MJ-LG chromosome 4, MJ_LKY, whole genome shotgun sequence contains these proteins:
- the GRAP gene encoding GRB2-related adapter protein isoform X1; this encodes MESVALYSFQATESDELAFNKGDTLKILNMEDDQNWYKAELRGAEGFIPKNYIHIKPHPWYSGRISRQLAEEILMKRNHLGAFLIRESESSPGEFSVSVNYGDQVQHFKVLREASGKYFLWEEKFNSLNELVDFYHTTTIAKKRQIFLRDEEPLLKTPRACFAQAQFDFSAQDPSQLSFHRGDIIEVLERLDPHWWRGRFCGRVGLFPQSYVQPVHL